The Thermoanaerobaculia bacterium genome has a segment encoding these proteins:
- a CDS encoding chromate resistance protein ChrB domain-containing protein, giving the protein MTAERHRWHLLIHQIPPKPLYLRAKIRNRLVRVGAIALKNSVYVLPFTDECLEDFQWIAQEIAAGGGDAYVCRADFVDDDADRRLVERFRAERDAEFHRLAEEIRPLVSRSRRARRAGPDGEAAAAVERLRRRLAELVRIDFFGSVGRKEVEDLFAELERKLPSPSPSGRSVDRTNLRGRTWVTRKGVHVDRIGSAWLVRRFVDPGAKLRFVDLREGVRVPGEIRFDIPGGDFTHEGDRCTFETLVARLGLADPALEPIAEIVHDIDLKDGKFGRPEAAGIERLLHGLLLANPEDTDRIEHGFELFDGLYESFRRRGASLPAAAPKIGKKGDSS; this is encoded by the coding sequence ATGACGGCGGAAAGGCATCGATGGCATCTCCTGATCCACCAGATTCCCCCGAAGCCGCTCTATCTCCGCGCGAAGATCCGGAACCGCCTCGTACGCGTCGGCGCGATCGCGCTGAAGAACTCGGTCTACGTTCTCCCCTTCACCGACGAATGTCTCGAAGACTTCCAATGGATCGCGCAGGAGATCGCCGCCGGAGGGGGCGATGCGTACGTCTGCCGGGCCGATTTCGTCGACGACGACGCTGACCGGCGGCTCGTCGAACGGTTCCGGGCGGAGCGGGACGCGGAGTTCCACCGCCTCGCCGAAGAGATCCGGCCCCTCGTCTCGCGCAGCCGCCGGGCCCGGCGTGCCGGCCCCGACGGAGAAGCGGCCGCCGCCGTCGAGCGCCTTCGCCGGCGGCTCGCCGAGCTCGTCCGCATCGACTTCTTCGGCTCGGTCGGACGCAAGGAGGTCGAGGATCTCTTCGCCGAGCTCGAGCGGAAGCTCCCTTCTCCGTCTCCGAGCGGCCGGTCGGTCGACCGGACGAACCTGCGGGGCCGCACCTGGGTGACGCGAAAGGGCGTCCACGTCGACCGGATCGGATCGGCCTGGCTCGTCCGCCGGTTCGTCGACCCCGGCGCGAAGCTGCGCTTCGTCGATCTCCGCGAAGGCGTTCGCGTTCCCGGCGAGATCCGGTTCGACATCCCGGGAGGCGACTTCACGCACGAAGGGGACCGCTGCACGTTCGAAACCCTCGTCGCCCGCCTCGGTCTCGCCGATCCGGCGCTCGAGCCGATCGCCGAGATCGTCCACGACATCGACCTGAAGGACGGAAAGTTCGGGAGGCCGGAGGCGGCGGGAATCGAGCGCCTTCTCCATGGCCTCCTGCTCGCGAATCCGGAGGACACAGACCGCATCGAGCACGGCTTCGAGCTGTTCGACGGCCTTTACGAATCGTTCCGCCGCCGCGGCGCCTCGCTTCCCGCGGCAGCTCCGAAGATCGGGAAGAAAGGAGACTCGTCATGA
- a CDS encoding DUF1259 domain-containing protein has product MKRIGILLAALALASALSGADWQEVGKTLGQEGKSLPGEVQKYSWPRSDLRVRVATVAVQPALALGSWAAFRAEGSNAMTMGDLVLLEAEVNPVVRALQAGGFEVLAIHNHLLGETPHVLYVHFMGKGEPAALAKTLKDALAKTKTPTQAAAPAHPTPAQTKLLDELQTSLGKKGTMAGTVLQVGVPRADPITDGGMEIPPSMGMAESINVQTAGERVAATGDFVLVADEVNPVIAELQSHGIEVTALHSHMLRETPRLFFMHFWGVGTPPRIGGGLKAALSKVATKP; this is encoded by the coding sequence ATGAAACGGATCGGAATTCTGCTCGCGGCTCTCGCCCTCGCCTCGGCGCTTTCGGGGGCGGACTGGCAGGAGGTCGGAAAGACGCTCGGACAGGAGGGGAAGAGCCTGCCGGGAGAGGTGCAGAAGTACTCCTGGCCGCGCTCGGACCTGCGCGTCCGCGTCGCGACGGTGGCAGTCCAGCCCGCGCTCGCTCTCGGGTCCTGGGCCGCCTTCCGGGCGGAAGGGTCGAACGCGATGACGATGGGAGATCTCGTCCTGCTCGAAGCGGAGGTCAATCCGGTCGTTCGCGCGCTCCAGGCCGGAGGATTCGAAGTCCTCGCGATCCACAACCACCTTCTCGGCGAGACGCCGCACGTCCTCTACGTCCACTTCATGGGGAAGGGCGAGCCGGCGGCCCTCGCGAAGACGCTGAAGGACGCGCTCGCAAAGACGAAGACCCCGACGCAGGCCGCGGCGCCCGCGCATCCGACGCCGGCGCAGACGAAGCTCCTCGATGAGCTCCAGACGAGCCTCGGCAAGAAGGGAACGATGGCCGGAACGGTCCTCCAGGTCGGCGTGCCCCGGGCGGACCCGATCACCGACGGCGGGATGGAGATTCCTCCCTCGATGGGGATGGCGGAGTCGATCAACGTCCAGACCGCGGGCGAACGCGTCGCGGCGACGGGAGACTTCGTCCTCGTCGCCGACGAGGTCAATCCCGTGATCGCCGAGCTCCAGTCGCACGGGATCGAGGTCACGGCGCTCCACTCGCACATGCTCCGCGAGACACCGCGGCTCTTCTTCATGCACTTCTGGGGAGTCGGGACCCCGCCGAGGATCGGCGGGGGACTGAAGGCCGCGCTCTCGAAGGTCGCCACGAAGCCCTGA